The Streptomyces sp. NBC_00483 genome contains the following window.
GCCGACCCAGCGGTGATAGGCGTCCACGTCGACGTTGCTGCCGCACACGATGGTGACGACATGTCGGCCGGCGAAGCGGTCACGGTCTTCGAGGATGGCCGCGATGCCGAGCGCGGCCGACGGTTCGACGACGAGGCCGGCGTGGTCGAGGAGCATCCGCATACCGGCGATGATCGACGCCTCCTGGACCAGGACGGCGTCGTCGGCGACCAGGAGGAGGTCGTGAAGGACGGCCGGGATGGGGCGCCGGCCGGCGACGCCGTCGGCGATGGTGTCGGTCGAGTCGGTGGTGACGACCCGTCGCCTGCGCCACGAGTGTGTCAACGCCGGTGCGCCGAGCGGCTGGACGCAGATCACCTCGACCTCGGGTGCCAACGCCTTCACCACATGACCCACGCCGGTGGCCAGCGCCCCGCCGCCGAGAGCGATCAGGACGGTGTCGAACGACGGCGCGGTGCCCACCAGTTCCAGACCGATGGTCGCCGCGCCTTCGCAGGTCTCGATGTCCAGGCTGTCCTCGACCAGCCGGATGCCGTCGTGCCGTGCGATGGCCGCCGCCCGCTCGCGAGCCATCTCGTGGTCGCCGTCCACCAGCTCCAACCCGGCGTCCAGTGCGCGAATGCGGTCAAGTTTGGCCCGCATCGCGAAGCGGGATGCGACGACTGTGACGTCGAGCCCCCGGCCGCGACCGGACCACGCGAGGGCTTGGCCGAGGTTGCCCGCGCTCGCGCACACCACGGCTCGTGAGGCCTTGCCGGCGAGCAGGCTCGCGACCACCTCGGTGCCACGGGCCTTGAAGCTGCGGACCGGGTTCGCCGTTTCGAGCTTGATGCTCACCGTGCACCCGAGGCCGGGCTCCAGCGCCTCGCAGCGGTACAGCGGAGTGTCGAGAAAGACCGGGTCGATCAACCGGCGGGCCGCCCGGATCCGAGCGATGTCGAGTCGCGTCTGCTGCACGACACAGCAGCGTAGCGCCACCGGTGTTGGCGCCATGAGCAACTGGCTGGATTTGCAGGGAGGTTGAGGTGTCGTGCTGCGGCGGGTTCCTCGGGGGGTTCGTTCGACGAGGTGATCGCACGCCGGCGCGGCTGGGCGGACTCGACAAGCTTGATCGCCATCGCCATCGCCATCGCCATCGCCATCGCCACCGCCGTCGCCAGGGCGGAGCGCGCTGTCCGAGCCCTAACCGAGCCGCGCGCCGAGTTCGGTGGCGGCCGCGACGACAGCGTCACCGAGGAGGGCGAGTTTGGCGTCGGTCCGCCTCGCCGGGCCGGATACGGACAGCGCACCGCAGGCCACGCCCTGCCGGTTCCGTACCGGGGCGGCCACCGCGCAGAGGTCCCGTTCGCTCTCTTCCAGGTTGGTGGCGTAGCCGGTCTCCCTCACCTTCTCGAGCTCGGCCTCGAGCGCCCGGCGCGTGCTGACCGCGTGCTCGGTTCCGCCTCGCAGTCGCGCGCCCGGATAGCGGCGCCGCAACTCTTCGCGGGAGAGCTCGGCGAGCAGAGCTTTCCCTGCGGCAGACGCGTGCGCCGGGCCTCGCTGCCCTGTACGCAGCCCGGCACGGATCACCTGCTGGCTCTCCACGCCTTCGATGAAGACGGTCTCCGTGCCTTCCAGGACGAGCAGATGCGCGGTCTCGGAGGTGGCTTCGACGAGCCTTTCGAGCAGGAGACGCGCTTCGTCGCGGAGGGAGACCGCCCCCATCACGGCGATGCCGAGCCTGGCCAGGGCGGGACCAGGTCCGTAGCCCTTGGTCTGGGCGTCCTGGCGGAGCAGGTCGCGGGCCTGCAGGGTGGTCAGCATCCGATGGGCGGTCGACCTGGCCACCCCCAACTCGGCGGACACGTCGGCGACTCGCAACGACGGTCTGTCCACCAGCATCAGCAGGATCCGCGCCGCGTTGTCGATCGATTCCACCGGGTAGGCGGCCGACACTGCCACGACCCCTCCATCTCGCCGTCGTCACCGCGGCTGTTCTGGTGATTGAACTGCATTTCGCCAGCCAGAATAGTCGCCACAGTGGCCTCCATGCCACCGATGCGCCGCCCATTCTGTGTTCTGCTGAGCAGAACGCAAGCGGCTCCGCGGAACACATCACCATTGACGGGGTGCCGTGGCGGAGTTACTTTGCAGAACATGATCTGCCCTGCAGAACACTGTTTAGGAGGATCGGCGTGACGACTTCAACGCCGTCCGTCGCGGAACTCGGCCATGTGGGCCTGCGCTGTCACGACGTAGGTCGGCAACTGGCGTTCTACACCGACGTACTCGGGCTGACGGTCACCGACCACGACGAACGGCTCGGCATCTGGTTCCTGTCCGCCCGGCCGGACACCGAGCATCACGAACTGCTCCTGGCCGAGGGCCGGGACGCACCACGCGGGATCGGACTCATCCAACAGGTGTCCTTCCGGTGCGCACGCTTCGAGGACGTCCTCGGCTTCCATCGGCGTTTCCGGGAGCACGACGTCCGGCTCGACATGATCGTCTCGCACGGCAATGCCGTCGGCGTCTACTTCTACGACCCCGAGGGCAACCGGTGTGAGGTCTATTGGCGGACCGGGCTCGTGGCACGACAGCCCTTCGTCGAGCACATCGACATCGAGACCGACCCAGACGAGCTTCTGGACGCCATCCGGGCTTCGGTCGAGCGCCACGGCGCGACGGGCTTCACCGAGCAGAGCTACCGCGCCTGGACGCGCGAGCAAGCGGTGGCAGCCGATGCCGCCACAGCCAAGGAGGTGGGGCAGTGAAGTTCGTTCGTTA
Protein-coding sequences here:
- a CDS encoding IclR family transcriptional regulator codes for the protein MAVSAAYPVESIDNAARILLMLVDRPSLRVADVSAELGVARSTAHRMLTTLQARDLLRQDAQTKGYGPGPALARLGIAVMGAVSLRDEARLLLERLVEATSETAHLLVLEGTETVFIEGVESQQVIRAGLRTGQRGPAHASAAGKALLAELSREELRRRYPGARLRGGTEHAVSTRRALEAELEKVRETGYATNLEESERDLCAVAAPVRNRQGVACGALSVSGPARRTDAKLALLGDAVVAAATELGARLG
- a CDS encoding VOC family protein, with translation MTTSTPSVAELGHVGLRCHDVGRQLAFYTDVLGLTVTDHDERLGIWFLSARPDTEHHELLLAEGRDAPRGIGLIQQVSFRCARFEDVLGFHRRFREHDVRLDMIVSHGNAVGVYFYDPEGNRCEVYWRTGLVARQPFVEHIDIETDPDELLDAIRASVERHGATGFTEQSYRAWTREQAVAADAATAKEVGQ
- a CDS encoding threonine ammonia-lyase, translating into MQQTRLDIARIRAARRLIDPVFLDTPLYRCEALEPGLGCTVSIKLETANPVRSFKARGTEVVASLLAGKASRAVVCASAGNLGQALAWSGRGRGLDVTVVASRFAMRAKLDRIRALDAGLELVDGDHEMARERAAAIARHDGIRLVEDSLDIETCEGAATIGLELVGTAPSFDTVLIALGGGALATGVGHVVKALAPEVEVICVQPLGAPALTHSWRRRRVVTTDSTDTIADGVAGRRPIPAVLHDLLLVADDAVLVQEASIIAGMRMLLDHAGLVVEPSAALGIAAILEDRDRFAGRHVVTIVCGSNVDVDAYHRWVGASRSVITRGPGGANSESS